The nucleotide window GACTTGGATTTCTAAAATCACTAAATTCCTTGCTTATgcattttcttctaatttttttaacctaaAAATGAAAGTAATGAAAATCGAAAACCTAAAAAACAAGGACACACTTTTTGTTATCGATTACAACTAATTTGAATTGATAACCAAtcacatattaaataattttttattattttttgataattaatttgaaaaaaaaaatccttaaatgaataaaataaccgATAGTatgcatatttatataatttagttCGTATTTagtctaatttatatttaaaatataatctcGTTGgtccacttttttatttttgtttattgaaaaaatatatactggAAGTCCTTTTTGTCCGGGATCCtatttctatttgtttttttttaccaaagatATAGACATCATCGGCAGcagcaaaatattatttatttattttatttctcgtcattccctccttctttcCCTCATTTTTCGATTTTGCTGCTCTCTCTTCCCTTTTTTTCTCTGCTACACTTGTGTTGTGCACCTTAACCCTCTCTCCAGCAACAACAAACCATGAACGCCTCCATAATTGGttcgttttcttttttctcacacccttttcttttatctacACTTCACTCATCTtccttgttttttgttttgctgACGTTGTATTGTGCACCATATTGATTCATTGAAGATCCATTGCAGGGCGATTTCCCAGAAGTGATAGAGGAGTATTTGGAACATGGCTGTATGAAATGCATTGCCTTCAATCGCCGTGGCACCCTTCTTGCTGGTAACCCCTTTCTCTTTGTCTCTCTTATTTTCATATTCAACTGCTGCTCTGTCCTTTCTGGGTATTCTCCTTTGATGCATTTTCGTGCAAagtttttatcttttgatttttggtagCCTGTGTTTATGCTAATAATTTGGTTTTGGAAAATGGGTTGTGGGtaaaaaattgagttttatgtttttaatgtcGATTTCAAGGTTAAAGTAGCGAACTTTAGTGAGTAATTCCCTTTTTCCCTGATGACCCAGATAAGAAAAGGACGTTATTTTTACTCAGATTGTATGTATAGGGTGTTTTTTTGGACACTTTTTCTTGTGGGGCTTATGTGGAATTTTGGGATTCTAGCATCAAGGCCGGAGtcctgtttttaattttttcatgccTTGGCTTGGTGATGAAGAAATATTAAAGGGTATGCATACATTTTTCCCTAACGTAGTAATGATGCAATTGATGCTCAATGCATTGGATAAACATGTGTGCATGATGTAGTTGATGTTTACTTTACCATTATACTGGAATAAGTTTGTGAGGCAATAATGGGTTTGTGTGCTATTTGTTCTAATGTGGGTGGAGTAAATATTATAGCAAGTGTTGAACTACTACTAAATATTTATTGGAGTTATTTTCAATATCaattttctcacttttgatcTTGATTTGCTCAATTGAACCACTAGTTGGATGCAATGATGGAAGTTGTGTTATTTGGGATTTTGAAACCCGAGGCATTGCTAAAATTCTGCGTGATGATGAATGTTCTTCTCCCATAACCAGCATTTGCTGGTCAAAGTATGGTCATCGAATTCTTGTATCTGCTGCTGATAAATCATTGATATTGTGGGATGTTATGAGTGGTAAGAAAATAACCCGGATAGTTCTGCAACAAACCCCTCTACAAGCTCGTCTTCATCCAGGATCCTCGACCCCATCTCTCTGCTTAGCATGTCCTCTTTCATGTGCTCCAATGATTGTTGACCTGAATACAGGAGACACAACTTTACTTATAGTTTCTGTCTCAGAGACATGCAATGGACCAACCCCTCCTCCACGTAATAAATGTTCTGATGGAATTACCTCCTTCACACCAACTGCTGCTTGTTTTAATAAGTATGGGACTCTGGTTTATGTGGGAAACTCAAAAGGGGAAATTCTTGTCATTGATTACAAAAATGGTGACGTGCGTGCTGTAGTTCCAATCTCTGGTGGTTCTGTTGTAAAGAACATTGTGTTCAGCAGGAATGGGCAGTATCTGCTCACGAATTCAAATGATCGAATAATACGAATCTATGAAAACCTTCTGCCTCTGAAAGATGAAGTCAGAGCCCTGGATGACCTGAGTGGGAACCACAACGATCTAAATAATATTGAGAATTTGAAGGCTGTTGGATCAAAATGTTTAACTTTATTCCGGGAATTTCAAGATTCCATCACAAAGGTACACTGGAAAGCACCTTGTTTCAGTGGTGATGGTGAGTGGGTAGTTGGTGGTTCTGCCAGCAAAGGTGAGCACAAGATTTACATATGGGATAGAGCTGGACATCTTGTGAAAATCCTTGAAGGACCTAAGGAAGCTCTGATAGATTTAGCATGGCATCCTGTGCATCCTATTGTTGTATCTGTTTCGCTGAATGGTTTAGTTTATATATGGGCAAAAGATTATACTGAGAACTGGAGTGCATTTGCTCCTGATTTCAAGGAGCTTGAGGAAAATGAGGAATATGTAGAGCGTGAAGATGAATTTGATCTGATTCCTGAGACTGAGAAGGTAAAAGGTTTTTTATTCGATTGGTCATGGACatcattctttctttttgcccATTCTTTTTTGATGTTATATGCTTGCAGGTTAAAGGACCTGATGTTGATGAAGATGAGGAAGTTGATATTGTAACCGTGGAGAAAGATGCCACTTTCAGTGATTCTGATATGTCTCAAGAAGAGTTATGTTACTTGCCATCAACCCCTAGTCATGATGTTCCTGAGCAGCAAGAGAAGTGTGTGGAAAGTTCTTCGAAGTTGTTGGACAGCAATAACACTGGATCCCCTCTTTCAGAAGAAGCTGGACCAAATGGTCATATGATGAATCATGCATCAAGTCCTCTTGAAGGTAATGGCATGCTTTGAATTATATGCTTGTTGCTTAGTATTTGAGTTCTTTTGAATCTGAGTTCATTTAGTCTCTAATTATGCTTCTAAAAAGTTTCCAAGTCTCCCCTATTTTATTTAGATTAGACTTAAAAGTCCCCCTTTTTATCCCCAACGGGTGGTTGAGTTGCCAATGTATTGTCTATGCATTTTTCTGATACGAACTTCTGACTCCTCTTAtgcatttaataataatattttatttttctattaatatgAAGATGATGCTGGGCGCATGAAAAGAAAGCGGAAACCTTCAGAGAAGGTGTTGGAATTACAAGCCGAAAAAGTTAAGAAACCCTCAAAATCTAGCAAATCGGAAAAACCCAAGAGCAGATCTTTGGCCGATGAAGATAATGGTAATAGTTTTCATGGTGGTGGGCTTTATGATGAATAATTGTAGATTATGAAATTCTTGTTTACAAAAgtactattttttctttattttttgtctttatttgtTCTTCTTTTCTAAAAAACTTACCTTTGCATAGCTTTATTTAAACTTGCCTCCTTTCTCTCTATCCTTGGACTTATGTTTCTAAGTTGGTGGTGGCTAGTGAAGGCTGATGTGTCctttaacttatatttttctGGCCATCCTCATTGATAATAGAGTTTTGTCCATATAGGTTTGAGTTCATACGAATATGTTTGAATTGGCCAATGTTAAGAACCCTCAAAATCTAGCAAATCGGAAAAACCGAGCAAATCTTTGGCTGATCAAGATAATGGTAACGGTTTTCATGGTggtctttatttgtttttcttttctaaaaaacTTACCTTTGCATAGCTTTATTTAAACTTGCCTCCTTTCTCTCTATCCTTGACCTATGTTTCTAAGTTGGTGGTGGCTAGTGAAAGCTGATGTGTCctttaacttatatttttctGGCCATCCTCATTGATAATAGAGTTTTGTCCATATAGGTTTGAGTTCATATGAATATGTTTGAATTGGCCAATGTTAACTTGTTGAAACTTTGGCTTagcaatattaaataaatttctcaattagtttgatttgatcgattaaataatcttattattaaCTTTACCACTAtgtttataactaaaaaatatgcatgtgGAGCTCCTCAAATATTGCATATGTCTGTCTTTTTTTGTTCTAAACATTGGATGGCTATTGTTTGGAGCAATGAACAACACACGTTGTTGTTGGTATGTTAAGTGTCACATGTAAATGACAACAAAGCCAACAATTAACATCTCTCTCCCTCCCCCAAAATTTCCTCTAAACTGATTTACCCCATTCTCATACAAAGGCCTCACATTCTGAGTTGATGGATCTTGTTGTGGGTGGAGTTTTGAagtaaaaggggggggggggggtggagTTGTTTGAGGTTAATGCAAAATCCACACCCCTTTTGCTTTTGTATTTATTGAAGGATGCTCAATGCTTTGttgtttattgtttaaattGTGTGTGGTCCcatgtaaaaaatgtttttgttaaAGTATAGTTTAAACTTTAATCCAgatttgttttgctttacagTGTCCTGCATTTTGTTTAATATACAGATATGGAAGTTGGTGTAAGAGGGTTTGTGAAGTTAGTTAAAAATTGTGTAGGATTGCATGATCTTATGATTTTTCAAGCACCCTACAATCCTATGCTGTGCTGAATTTGTTTTGGGCTGGTTGGTCAGATTGCATAATAGTGAGCTTAAAATCATTAGAATAGGCTGATTCTAGTTGGGCATAAAAAAGATCCATTATTTGACCCACCCTTGCCCCACACCATCAAAATTCTCAAACTTTTTTTCCTGCTCATTTTGACCTCTTTGTGCCACTTCTCATTTACCATTCAGATTTTTGTTCTGTGTTCATCTTCTCCATTTGACCAGgttcattttctttaattttccgCCTCGTTATATGATTGGGTTGTTGGACTGCTTTTGGTTCAACTGCTTCtggtatattttatttgattgctTCTGTTGTTTGGTTTCTCTTTtgcttttgctttcttctttgctTCTGGGTTAAGTGCTTGTGAAGTTGTTCTCTCCTTTGCTTCTCTAATTTTgacttgttttggtgttgtatCATGCTGGTTTGAAATGTTTTCATGTGGGAGTAGTGGTGCTGTGAGAGTTAATGGGGGTGCAGGTGCTGCTGGTCGCTTTGATGACGCCGAGAGTGTGAGAGTGGGGTTTTTTAAATGCAGAAAAATGCTCCTGGAAATAGGAGTGATGCAGGATGGTAAGTGTTATCTCAGTTGATGGGGATtcccaaaaaattaaatgcaaaCAATGTAGATGGTAATAATTGGTGGGGTTTATTGATTGAAGCATCATTTGGCCAGAACACAAAAATGTTGGGTCTTGCAAATCTATTAGAGATAAAGTGaggaaaaaaatgtatgaagTTGTTTTATTATTGCAAGAGAAATCAATACCATttttaagggaaaaaaagaaaagggaatgAAGAGGTTGAGAGGTGTGGAAACATTTTGAAGAGGGGAGGAAGAAATCAATCCACCATTGGGGAAATATTTTTAAGAGGGGAGAAAGCAGTCATTCCACCATCAATAACATTGTTAAGAAGGGTTTGAGAGAAGAAGAATGCAATTGCTTCCTTTTTCTACAAGGATGCCAGGCCATTCAATATGGTTAGGTGATGAATTTGACAAGTTTGATGGAATTTGTTGCAAGACATAGCATACAGTTTAACTTTAAGCCACCATCCTACCATAACATTAGAGTcaaatttttaaagaataatgaaTACAACTATGGAAGCTATTGAAGAATGTAGAGCTcattgaaagaaaatgaaatgtacCATAATGATGGATGGGTGGATCAACAAAAGATGGAGGCCCATATTACTTTTGTTACACTATGATTCAAATGagggaaaggaaagaaagggTTCTCTCTTTAGGTTTGGTTGAAGGGGAGAAGTGAGGTTCCCCTTGTTTGGTTAGCTAGGGGAGGAGAgggaaaataatagtaataagaaTTACTGAAGGGAAGAGAAAGGGAAATagaacttcaagaataattttgTTAGTACACTCTTAAAAATTACAAACCAGTTTCACTCCCCTTCCAATTCAAAATCCTCCTAATGTTAGAAGGGAGGGATTTTAGCTCCCTCATTTTCCATCTCCTCCCTTctccaaataataatataaaaagatatagtcattaatattatttttttaaaggccCATAGGCCTTTTTATAAGCCTTATATAAAACAGGCCATGTAAGTAGACTTAGGTTATGCAAGTCCTTCAAACAGGCTAGGCCTTAAAAATTGGCCTGTAACATTAAAAAAGTCAGACTCGGGTTTTGTAATCATGAACTTGGCCAGGCTCAAGCCTAGTTGGCTTGTTTCCACTTGTAAAAACAGTTGACAGACTTTTTAAGATGATAGGGTTTTGTAATCATGAACTTGGCTAGGCTCAAGCCTAGTTGGCTTGTTTCCACTTGT belongs to Glycine soja cultivar W05 chromosome 5, ASM419377v2, whole genome shotgun sequence and includes:
- the LOC114412336 gene encoding protein RBL-like isoform X2; the encoded protein is MNASIIDPLQGDFPEVIEEYLEHGCMKCIAFNRRGTLLAVGCNDGSCVIWDFETRGIAKILRDDECSSPITSICWSKYGHRILVSAADKSLILWDVMSGKKITRIVLQQTPLQARLHPGSSTPSLCLACPLSCAPMIVDLNTGDTTLLIVSVSETCNGPTPPPRNKCSDGITSFTPTAACFNKYGTLVYVGNSKGEILVIDYKNGDVRAVVPISGGSVVKNIVFSRNGQYLLTNSNDRIIRIYENLLPLKDEVRALDDLSGNHNDLNNIENLKAVGSKCLTLFREFQDSITKVHWKAPCFSGDGEWVVGGSASKGEHKIYIWDRAGHLVKILEGPKEALIDLAWHPVHPIVVSVSLNGLVYIWAKDYTENWSAFAPDFKELEENEEYVEREDEFDLIPETEKVKGPDVDEDEEVDIVTVEKDATFSDSDMSQEELCYLPSTPSHDVPEQQEKCVESSSKLLDSNNTGSPLSEEAGPNGHMMNHASSPLEDDAGRMKRKRKPSEKVLELQAEKVKKPSKSSKSEKPKSRSLADEDNGNSFHGGGLYDE
- the LOC114412336 gene encoding protein RBL-like isoform X1, with product MNASIIDPLQGDFPEVIEEYLEHGCMKCIAFNRRGTLLAVGCNDGSCVIWDFETRGIAKILRDDECSSPITSICWSKYGHRILVSAADKSLILWDVMSGKKITRIVLQQTPLQARLHPGSSTPSLCLACPLSCAPMIVDLNTGDTTLLIVSVSETCNGPTPPPRNKCSDGITSFTPTAACFNKYGTLVYVGNSKGEILVIDYKNGDVRAVVPISGGSVVKNIVFSRNGQYLLTNSNDRIIRIYENLLPLKDEVRALDDLSGNHNDLNNIENLKAVGSKCLTLFREFQDSITKVHWKAPCFSGDGEWVVGGSASKGEHKIYIWDRAGHLVKILEGPKEALIDLAWHPVHPIVVSVSLNGLVYIWAKDYTENWSAFAPDFKELEENEEYVEREDEFDLIPETEKVKGPDVDEDEEVDIVTVEKDATFSDSDMSQEELCYLPSTPSHDVPEQQEKCVESSSKLLDSNNTGSPLSEEAGPNGHMMNHASSPLEDDAGRMKRKRKPSEKVLELQAEKVKKPSKSSKSEKPKSRSLADEDNDIYIWTTWIFQIKKPQSRWRVS
- the LOC114412336 gene encoding protein RBL-like isoform X3; its protein translation is MKCIAFNRRGTLLAVGCNDGSCVIWDFETRGIAKILRDDECSSPITSICWSKYGHRILVSAADKSLILWDVMSGKKITRIVLQQTPLQARLHPGSSTPSLCLACPLSCAPMIVDLNTGDTTLLIVSVSETCNGPTPPPRNKCSDGITSFTPTAACFNKYGTLVYVGNSKGEILVIDYKNGDVRAVVPISGGSVVKNIVFSRNGQYLLTNSNDRIIRIYENLLPLKDEVRALDDLSGNHNDLNNIENLKAVGSKCLTLFREFQDSITKVHWKAPCFSGDGEWVVGGSASKGEHKIYIWDRAGHLVKILEGPKEALIDLAWHPVHPIVVSVSLNGLVYIWAKDYTENWSAFAPDFKELEENEEYVEREDEFDLIPETEKVKGPDVDEDEEVDIVTVEKDATFSDSDMSQEELCYLPSTPSHDVPEQQEKCVESSSKLLDSNNTGSPLSEEAGPNGHMMNHASSPLEDDAGRMKRKRKPSEKVLELQAEKVKKPSKSSKSEKPKSRSLADEDNDIYIWTTWIFQIKKPQSRWRVS